The genome window TTGACACACACATCggttttatctttctttttgtttttgctgtggTGTTTAAAGTGCAGCATAAGGACGCTCTATGCAGGCACGGTTATTTGTACCATGTTCTGTCAGTAATAGCATCTATGGCATCAACACAGATGACAGCTGACCATTTAATAACCATTTAATAAATCTAATGTCTCTCTGAACATCCTCTTACTCCTCCTTTCCATCGTAAGAACTCCTGATCCGTTCGCACAGTCTGGGACCTACGTCTTTTTAAAGCTCAAATAAATCTCATCTTTTCATTGTtgtctaaatgtaaaaaaaacaaaaaccagaaTCTGATCTTCCACGTTAAAGAACAGAGAAAAAGATCGGATCGGTCTCACACTGGTGGAACTCCAACATGGGCTACAGGAGCAGAGcgagtgcgtgtttgtgtctcagaACTCGTCGTCGGAGCTGAGCAGCAGCGTCTTTTCGTTGTCCCCGCGCGTGCTGAGGTTGCTGTGGCTGCGGGAGAGGGGCGGCCCCCCACTTGGCTCCAGCGTGGACTGCTGGGTGTACTGCTGATAAGCCGGGGAGAAGTTGTGGATGGCATCCTGGACCATGTCCCCTGGATTCATGGTCTCCTTCAAGCTGCTGGAGATGCTCTTCATTGGGGCACAGCGGCCtggaggtggatggatgggggaggaggaagagggggggggggggggggggggtaacaaggGAGGAAGTTGTGAAAATGAGATACTATGAGTTATAAAATTGTGCTGATGCGTTTCCTAATAACGGCCAGGGGAATTTCCCGAATAGAAATTTTGCTAAATTCtattaaagaaatgtattttgtgaatGCCATCGACATGAAGGTTATATGAAGCTACAGTGGGGGGTAAGTGGAGGTCAAGATCAATGCACATTTTAGGACCTAGACAAGGCTCACTGCCATATAGCAGGTTGTGATTTAACATCAGTTTGAGCCTGAGTGGGAACATAGACAAGCACAATTTAACTAAAACACTAAAGGACTGACGGCACACAGTGCAAaatcaacataaataaataaaacaaaacccaCGTTTTTTAATGAGAAGACTGAACTCATGCTGAGCTGACAACAATGTTAAAGTAATGCACATTGAACCACGTTCAAACACCAACAGGCAAAGAAACATTATGATAAGCATCATCGGGGGAAGCACACTGAACTGACAAAACACGGCTAAGATAGAACCTACCGTACTGTCCATAGATCGGAAAGGAGCCTTTCAGCGCAGCAcagtgaggaagagggggaaagagacggagagggacaaggaaaaaagatgaagatgaaggaaaagaagaagagcaagACTCAACATAGATCAGGTGCTTCAAAAGTAGGTCAGAGTCAAGTAGATTGGGACACAAAGAGTGAGGTCACATCAGACTGGAGAAATCAAGGAGATGGTTAAGGAACATTCACATCAGCAGAAACATTATAATGCAGACTTCAACATAAAACCTCTTCTCTGATTATCTGCACGTTTCGCATTAACGTTCTGATATCACACCCATCAACATTACACTTCTCTTACCATACGAGTCCAGTCTTTTATCCATGTAGACTTTGTAAGTGAAGGCATGCCgcagagcaacagcagcaaagaaCATCTCAATGCAGACGATGAAGTTTTGGTAACCAGCGGCAACCGTCCCCTCGCCCACAGAGACGTCCGCCGAGCTGATCTGAGGGATGGCTCCGCACTTCTCCAGGATGGCCAGCAGCATGCCTGAATTATAGAaaggagaaacagagaaaaagaggatAGCGTTAAGAATATAGAGAGTAGGCACAAAAATGTCACAAGCAAACCCACCGGCTGCTGCAACTCTTCATTAGCAATTTGAGATGTTGGATTCTTACCTTgccagaaggagaggaagatgacCGATTTGACCATGAAGAACTTGAGCACGGGGTTGTAGGGGACGAGCAGGTCACGCGTGGCGaagtagaagaggaagagcgcGTAGAGCGACAGGCTGACGGAGACGTTGTAGATGATGGTCGCGTACAGGTAGCCGCTTGCCAcgctgcaggagaggaggagcgtgTCATTAGGGATTAACTCATTAATTATGTGAATCATCTGGGCCGCCGCTCCGCCAGTGTGGTCGCCGGCTATCGCAGCGCGGCGAGCCAGAACAAAGTAGATCACGACTCAGCGAGACGCCCGTGCCGCAAATGCAGAAACATACTTGAAGTCTCCATCCTTGTATTTGCCGAAGGCCTGAAGAACGACAGTGATCACCGCCATCAGGGGTTTCACCACGCAGAACTGGAGAGTAGCCTGAAGAAGCaggagtgagaggagggagagcaggtcAGCACGCTGCAGCAACGCCGCACCACATCCGCAAGTCTCAATGAGACATTTAGGAAACATGAATGTGTTACTAGTACAGCTGACGAGTGATACCTGTTTGCAAAACCTGAGGAAACCAATGGAGTACGTCCTTCCCCACAGACAGCAGGTCCCATACACACAGCTCGacctaaaaaagcacagcaggtAAAATGATAAGTAGACAAACCAGCTTTAATATGAAGTCACAACCAACGAGGAGCCTAATTATAAAACAGGCGATTGCACAGAAGACTCACTCGATAGGTTTCCCTCGGATCTCCGCCATGATGGCGCTCTCACCTCCCAGATACTCGTAACACAGACTGAGGAAGTTGTAGATGACAAAGGCTGAAGTGTCACacattgaagaaaaaagaaaacagggtGATCGTCAGTGTCTGTGAAATCAATCCCAAATTCACAGCCACCAAAAACAGCCCCTTGGTTTGATGAATGATGAACACGATAACGTGGGCCTCCAGCTGAGCGGCCACCTCGGACCTGAATGCGCCTGTGCCAATGTTTTAAAACAAGATGCCACGTCCACGTTGCCAATGTGGGTTTGGAAACCCTGGACAACAGACAACAACCTCCAAAACAAAGTAGCGGTTAGATTTAAGGTACAGTTCCATAATCGCGGGAGCCGCGTGAGAAACGTCGTTGAAAAGAACTCCGTTGTCGGTGGTTCAGATTAACACATCTCACACAAGTGAGCTGCACACATTGAAGGCTATGAACTTCCTCCCG of Gasterosteus aculeatus chromosome 11, fGasAcu3.hap1.1, whole genome shotgun sequence contains these proteins:
- the LOC120828127 gene encoding transmembrane protein 184B isoform X1, whose amino-acid sequence is MGQLWRRDIPLAERLGNGSPVGFAPGPPATAAPQQHNTSWVPEAPVVTPEEPIFLMTATAQTISGFFVWTALLITCHQIYMHLRYYSSPNEQRHIVRILFIVPIYAFDSWLSLLFFTNEEYYVYFDTVRDCYEAFVIYNFLSLCYEYLGGESAIMAEIRGKPIESSCVYGTCCLWGRTYSIGFLRFCKQATLQFCVVKPLMAVITVVLQAFGKYKDGDFNVASGYLYATIIYNVSVSLSLYALFLFYFATRDLLVPYNPVLKFFMVKSVIFLSFWQGMLLAILEKCGAIPQISSADVSVGEGTVAAGYQNFIVCIEMFFAAVALRHAFTYKVYMDKRLDSYGSFPIYGQYGRCAPMKSISSSLKETMNPGDMVQDAIHNFSPAYQQYTQQSTLEPSGGPPLSRSHSNLSTRGDNEKTLLLSSDDEF
- the LOC120828127 gene encoding transmembrane protein 184B isoform X2, whose protein sequence is MGQLWRRDIPLAERLGNGSPVGFAPGPPATAAPQQHNTSWVPEAPVVTPEEPIFLMTATAQTISGFFVWTALLITCHQIYMHLRYYSSPNEQRHIVRILFIVPIYAFDSWLSLLFFTNEEYYVYFDTVRDCYEAFVIYNFLSLCYEYLGGESAIMAEIRGKPIESSCVYGTCCLWGRTYSIGFLRFCKQATLQFCVVKPLMAVITVVLQAFGKYKDGDFNVASGYLYATIIYNVSVSLSLYALFLFYFATRDLLVPYNPVLKFFMVKSVIFLSFWQGMLLAILEKCGAIPQISSADVSVGEGTVAAGYQNFIVCIEMFFAAVALRHAFTYKVYMDKRLDSYGRCAPMKSISSSLKETMNPGDMVQDAIHNFSPAYQQYTQQSTLEPSGGPPLSRSHSNLSTRGDNEKTLLLSSDDEF